Proteins encoded together in one Petrotoga sibirica DSM 13575 window:
- a CDS encoding chemotaxis protein CheW: MMEDVLSFKIVDQEYALPIENIESVVDKTEVTPVPNSKYFVVGLINLRGRIVPVIELTKILGIEVPKDHIYQNILVLKINEEEIGMYVDEVENVLSIDPEKLEKFQSNESVYSDKVKGVVKIGNRLIVYLDLESILETELEK; encoded by the coding sequence ATGATGGAAGACGTGCTTTCTTTCAAAATTGTGGATCAAGAATATGCTTTGCCAATAGAGAATATAGAAAGTGTTGTAGATAAGACTGAGGTAACACCCGTTCCAAATTCAAAATACTTCGTAGTTGGTTTAATAAATTTAAGAGGAAGAATAGTTCCCGTTATAGAATTAACTAAGATTTTAGGAATTGAAGTTCCAAAAGACCACATTTATCAAAATATCCTTGTTTTAAAAATAAACGAAGAGGAAATAGGAATGTATGTAGATGAAGTTGAAAACGTTCTTTCTATCGATCCTGAAAAGTTGGAAAAATTCCAGTCAAATGAGTCAGTTTATTCAGATAAAGTTAAAGGCGTTGTAAAGATAGGAAACAGATTGATAGTATATCTTGATTTAGAAAGTATCTTAGAGACCGAGTTAGAAAAGTAA